A genome region from Vulpes lagopus strain Blue_001 chromosome 7, ASM1834538v1, whole genome shotgun sequence includes the following:
- the FAM219A gene encoding protein FAM219A isoform X3: MMEEIDRFQDPAAASISDGDCDAREGESVAMNYKPSPLQVKLEKQRELARKGSLKNGSMGSPVNQQPKKNNVMARTRLVVPNKGYSSLDQSPDEKPLVALDTDSDDDFDMSRYSSSGYSSAEQINQDLNIQLLKDGYRLDEIPDDEDLDLIPPKSVNPTCMCCQATSSTACHIQ, encoded by the exons GACCCAGCCGCCGCCTCCATCTCAGACGGGGACTGTGACGCCCGGGAGGGTGAGTCAGTAGCCATGAATTACAAACCATCCCCGCTCCAAGTGAAGCTGG AAAAGCAGCGGGAGCTGGCCCGAAAGGGCTCCCTGAAGAATGGCAGCATGGGTAGCCCCGTCAACCAGCAACCCAAGAAGAACAATGTCATGGCCCGGACAAG GCTGGTCGTCCCCAATAAAGGCTACTCCTCGCTTGACCAGAGCCCAGATGAGAAGCCACTGGTAGCCCTTGACACGGACAG CGATGATGACTTTGACATGTCCAGATATTCCTCCTCTGGCTACTCCTCTGCTGAG CAGATCAACCAAGATTTGAACATCCAGCTGCTGAAGGACGGCTACCGGTTAGACGAGATACCAGATGACGAGGACCTGGACCTCATTCCCCCCAAGTCCGTGAACCCTACCTGCATGTGCTGCCAGGCCACGTCCTCCACCGCCTGCCACATTCAGTAG